A section of the Chryseobacterium scophthalmum genome encodes:
- the def gene encoding peptide deformylase — MILPIRAFGDPVLRKTGKEIDKNYPDLQQLIDNMFETMYEANGIGLAAPQIGLDLRLFIVDVTPLAEDEDYEDIAEELKDFKKVFINAQILEESGEEWKFNEGCLSIPDVREDVKRKSTILIEYYDENFVKHTETFSDIRARVIQHEYDHIEGTLFTDHLSALKKKLVKGKLTKITQGEVSIGYKMRFPK; from the coding sequence ATGATTTTACCAATAAGAGCTTTTGGAGATCCTGTTTTAAGAAAAACGGGAAAAGAGATAGATAAAAATTATCCGGATCTGCAACAACTGATCGATAATATGTTTGAAACCATGTACGAGGCAAACGGTATTGGTTTGGCGGCACCTCAGATTGGTTTAGATCTCAGATTGTTTATCGTAGATGTTACGCCTTTGGCAGAAGATGAAGATTACGAAGATATTGCTGAAGAGCTGAAAGACTTTAAAAAAGTTTTCATCAATGCTCAAATTCTTGAAGAATCTGGCGAAGAATGGAAGTTTAACGAAGGCTGTCTTTCGATTCCGGATGTAAGAGAAGATGTGAAAAGAAAAAGTACCATCTTAATTGAATATTATGACGAAAATTTTGTGAAGCATACCGAAACTTTTTCCGATATTAGAGCCCGCGTAATTCAGCACGAATATGATCATATTGAAGGTACCCTTTTTACCGATCACTTAAGTGCTTTGAAGAAAAAGCTGGTAAAAGGAAAACTTACAAAGATCACTCAAGGGGAAGTGTCTATTGGCTACAAAATGAGATTTCCAAAATAA
- the ruvX gene encoding Holliday junction resolvase RuvX translates to MGQIIAIDYGKARCGVAATDDMKIIASGLDTVETRFLMDFLKKYVVENRVEEVVVGLPTDLKGNVSEVETDILGFIENFKKEFPQIEVHRFDERFTSKMASFFISQSGKSKKQRQQKGLIDKVSATIILQNFLEQKTR, encoded by the coding sequence ATGGGACAGATCATTGCTATAGACTACGGAAAAGCACGTTGTGGCGTTGCAGCAACCGATGATATGAAGATTATTGCAAGTGGTCTTGATACTGTGGAAACACGTTTTCTGATGGATTTTTTGAAAAAATACGTCGTTGAAAACCGTGTGGAAGAAGTGGTAGTAGGTCTGCCAACAGACTTGAAGGGAAATGTTTCAGAAGTGGAAACCGATATTTTAGGGTTTATAGAAAACTTTAAAAAAGAATTTCCGCAGATTGAAGTTCATCGTTTTGATGAAAGATTTACTTCAAAAATGGCTTCGTTTTTTATTTCACAAAGTGGAAAAAGTAAAAAACAAAGACAACAAAAAGGATTAATAGATAAAGTAAGTGCAACCATCATATTGCAGAATTTTTTAGAACAAAAAACAAGATGA
- a CDS encoding SixA phosphatase family protein yields MKQLILVRHAKSDWPEETSDFDRPLADKGLLDALKMSKFLKNNSIGIDYFISSPAVRALSTCKIFNQTYNLTFGTDEKLYNPSESNFHSVIYDLNDDLNSVAFFSHNNGISNFANSISEDVFHFPTCGVAGFQIDCDSWSQFDGANKKLLFFYEPGKI; encoded by the coding sequence ATGAAGCAACTCATCCTCGTAAGACATGCAAAAAGTGACTGGCCTGAAGAAACTAGCGACTTCGACAGACCTTTGGCAGACAAAGGTTTGCTAGATGCCCTTAAAATGTCTAAATTTCTGAAAAACAACAGTATCGGTATTGATTATTTTATTTCCAGCCCTGCAGTAAGAGCTTTATCTACTTGCAAAATTTTTAATCAAACCTATAATCTAACTTTTGGAACCGACGAAAAACTTTACAATCCTTCTGAAAGTAATTTTCATTCTGTCATTTATGATTTAAATGATGATTTGAATTCTGTTGCATTTTTCTCCCACAACAATGGCATTTCCAATTTTGCCAATTCTATTTCTGAGGATGTTTTCCATTTTCCGACTTGTGGTGTTGCTGGCTTTCAAATTGATTGTGATTCTTGGTCGCAGTTTGACGGAGCCAATAAAAAGCTTCTTTTCTTTTATGAGCCCGGGAAAATTTAA
- a CDS encoding archaemetzincin has translation MSPGKFNSFINLIYLPLLIFLFSCQKKELSYFEKIAFNDEALKNPTQEEWRYNKKESFQTFQDFQKLKKIKPEEGKNTIYLQPIGEFNILQKKQIELTKQYLATYFQLETKILPTLSNTILPKSAKRIRSNNQEQVLASYILDSILVKKKPKDAVVLMGITEKDLFPRPEWNYVFGLASYENGVGVTSMFRFYDGNLTETNFNKSLERLLKISSHEIGHMFGISHCLNANCVMNGTNNLTETDSHFARACSLCQQKLNSSLKYNNQKRLIELRDFFKKQNLNREFSRAETDFKILK, from the coding sequence ATGAGCCCGGGAAAATTTAATTCGTTTATAAATCTAATTTATTTACCTCTTCTCATCTTTCTTTTTTCATGTCAAAAGAAAGAATTATCTTATTTTGAAAAGATTGCATTTAATGACGAAGCATTAAAAAATCCTACACAAGAAGAATGGAGATACAATAAAAAAGAAAGTTTTCAGACATTTCAAGACTTTCAAAAATTAAAAAAGATAAAACCGGAAGAAGGAAAGAATACAATTTATCTTCAGCCCATCGGTGAATTTAATATTCTACAGAAGAAACAAATTGAGCTCACAAAACAATATTTAGCCACATACTTTCAACTGGAAACTAAGATTCTACCTACTTTATCAAATACTATTTTACCGAAATCTGCCAAAAGAATTAGAAGCAATAATCAGGAACAGGTTTTAGCCAGTTATATTCTGGACAGCATTTTAGTAAAGAAAAAACCTAAAGATGCAGTTGTTCTGATGGGAATTACTGAAAAAGACCTTTTCCCAAGACCTGAATGGAACTATGTTTTCGGGCTTGCTTCCTATGAAAATGGAGTTGGCGTTACCTCGATGTTCAGATTTTATGATGGAAATTTGACAGAAACAAACTTTAACAAAAGCCTCGAAAGATTACTGAAAATAAGTTCACACGAAATTGGTCATATGTTTGGAATAAGCCATTGCCTGAATGCAAATTGCGTAATGAATGGAACAAATAATCTTACCGAGACAGATTCTCATTTTGCAAGAGCCTGCTCTCTTTGCCAACAAAAGCTGAATTCAAGTTTAAAATATAATAATCAAAAACGTTTGATTGAGTTAAGAGATTTCTTCAAAAAGCAAAATCTTAATCGAGAATTTTCAAGAGCAGAAACTGATTTTAAAATTTTAAAATAG
- a CDS encoding T9SS type A sorting domain-containing protein translates to MHRQIYLLVAFFLLLGSKTYSQTSISVFQDNLTTPNPMITDGNDLYVGYYYSDKVVKFDLTNPNTPPIDVATGVNRPYGLAIKDNMLYISEFGGNKISKVNLTNPNPAPEIVISNVNSPIGLEFIGNDLYVALEGDNKVAKIDVTQTSPQLIDVTYVSSPFEIEVVGSQLYITERFVGRLVRFELNNSSATNVIVAQGLSYPSGLTSNGKQLFIAEAGASKISKISTSVLNPTVSDAVTSSLLDYPSGLLMHDSIMYITDFFANAIFKVDLANLSVSEFSSIGPKEIKIYPNPAIDKLNVYNAPSKEYQIFDMTGRVINSGTLERNSINVSQLSSGNYILKTGEITKKFIKK, encoded by the coding sequence ATGCACAGACAAATTTATTTATTGGTCGCTTTCTTTCTATTATTAGGAAGCAAAACTTATTCACAAACCTCAATAAGCGTATTTCAAGACAATTTAACAACACCTAACCCGATGATTACGGATGGTAATGATTTGTATGTTGGCTATTATTATTCAGATAAAGTTGTGAAGTTTGATCTTACCAATCCAAATACTCCTCCAATTGATGTAGCAACAGGAGTAAACAGACCTTACGGATTGGCGATAAAAGACAATATGCTTTATATCTCAGAATTCGGAGGCAACAAAATTTCCAAAGTAAATTTAACAAATCCAAATCCGGCTCCCGAAATCGTAATATCTAACGTAAACAGCCCGATAGGTCTTGAGTTTATCGGAAATGATTTATACGTAGCATTGGAAGGAGATAATAAAGTTGCCAAAATAGATGTTACTCAAACTTCACCTCAATTAATAGATGTTACTTATGTTTCAAGCCCTTTTGAGATTGAGGTAGTTGGTAGCCAACTTTACATTACCGAAAGATTTGTCGGAAGACTTGTAAGATTCGAACTCAATAACAGTTCTGCAACAAATGTGATAGTCGCTCAAGGATTGAGTTATCCTTCAGGTCTTACCTCAAATGGAAAGCAATTATTTATAGCGGAAGCGGGAGCATCAAAAATTTCAAAAATCAGCACTTCTGTTTTGAACCCAACAGTTTCTGATGCTGTAACGTCTAGCTTATTAGATTATCCTTCAGGATTATTAATGCATGATAGCATCATGTATATTACAGATTTTTTTGCCAATGCTATATTTAAAGTAGATCTAGCAAATCTTTCTGTTTCAGAATTCAGCTCAATTGGTCCAAAAGAAATAAAAATTTATCCTAATCCTGCGATTGACAAGCTAAACGTTTACAACGCTCCATCAAAAGAATATCAAATATTTGACATGACGGGCAGAGTAATCAATTCAGGAACATTAGAAAGGAATTCTATCAATGTAAGCCAGCTTTCTTCAGGAAATTACATTCTAAAAACTGGAGAAATCACTAAGAAGTTTATCAAGAAATAA
- a CDS encoding serine hydrolase — MKHNLSLFFLLVSFISFAQVEEKKLDELIQNTLKTFDVPGMSVGVIKDGKMIYSKGFGVRSLTTKQPMDDTTLVGIASNSKAFTCVALAILADEGKLNWDDKVSKYIPEFQMYDSYVSQNVTIKDLITHRAGLGLGQGDLMFFPEGGNLTVNDIVHNVRYLKPENSFRTTLDYNNIMFIVAGEVITRISGLSWADFIEQRIMKPVGMNASFGSYNRAKAVANKIDAHAPVDGKAIAVPHDWNETANAAGGIMSNIKDMTTWAECLLNGFTTKDGKKLVSDKNIQQLWSLQIPDRVAMKNPYDTSFYGYGLGWFLSDVKGHKQVQHTGGLIGTVTQFTLIPDMKLGIVVLTNQQSGAAFNTITNTVKDSYLGIADRNWLKTYGDRMEKVEAEYNKQKKEAFAKSDAFKKDKNLQPKAEQFVGKYNDVWFGDVEIAQQGNTYRISCKNSPRLKGELLPFSNNTFIIKWDDRSYDADAYLIFSYDENGKAESAKMKAISDITDFSFDFDDLDLRRK, encoded by the coding sequence ATGAAGCATAACTTATCTTTATTCTTTCTTTTAGTTTCTTTCATCTCTTTTGCACAGGTTGAAGAAAAAAAATTAGACGAACTCATTCAGAATACTTTAAAAACTTTCGATGTTCCTGGAATGTCTGTTGGTGTTATCAAAGATGGAAAAATGATTTACTCTAAAGGTTTTGGAGTACGTTCGTTAACCACAAAACAACCGATGGATGATACAACTTTGGTGGGTATTGCTTCTAATTCTAAAGCGTTTACTTGTGTGGCTTTGGCAATTTTAGCAGATGAAGGAAAACTGAACTGGGACGATAAAGTTTCAAAATATATTCCTGAATTTCAAATGTATGATTCGTATGTTTCTCAAAATGTAACGATTAAGGATTTGATTACGCACAGAGCTGGTTTAGGTTTGGGACAAGGAGATTTGATGTTTTTTCCTGAGGGTGGAAATCTTACGGTAAACGATATTGTACACAATGTAAGATATTTAAAACCAGAAAACTCTTTCCGTACAACTTTAGATTATAACAACATTATGTTTATTGTTGCAGGAGAAGTTATTACCAGAATTTCAGGGTTAAGTTGGGCTGATTTTATCGAACAAAGAATTATGAAACCTGTCGGAATGAATGCAAGTTTCGGAAGTTATAACAGAGCAAAAGCTGTTGCTAATAAAATTGATGCACATGCTCCTGTTGATGGAAAAGCAATTGCAGTTCCTCACGACTGGAATGAAACTGCTAATGCAGCAGGCGGAATTATGAGTAACATTAAAGACATGACGACTTGGGCAGAATGTCTTTTAAATGGATTCACAACGAAAGACGGAAAGAAATTGGTTTCAGATAAAAATATTCAGCAGCTTTGGAGTTTACAGATTCCTGATAGAGTGGCGATGAAAAATCCTTATGATACAAGTTTCTACGGATATGGTTTAGGTTGGTTCTTAAGCGATGTAAAAGGTCATAAACAAGTTCAGCATACAGGTGGATTGATTGGAACAGTAACTCAGTTTACTTTAATTCCGGATATGAAATTAGGAATTGTGGTTTTAACGAACCAACAATCTGGTGCAGCTTTTAACACGATTACAAATACTGTGAAAGATTCTTATTTAGGAATTGCTGATAGAAATTGGCTGAAAACCTACGGTGACAGAATGGAGAAAGTGGAAGCTGAGTACAATAAGCAAAAGAAAGAAGCTTTCGCAAAGTCGGATGCTTTCAAAAAAGATAAAAACCTTCAGCCTAAAGCAGAACAGTTTGTCGGAAAATACAATGATGTATGGTTTGGTGATGTAGAAATTGCTCAACAGGGAAATACTTACAGAATTTCTTGTAAAAATTCTCCAAGACTGAAAGGGGAGTTGCTTCCTTTTTCAAACAATACTTTTATTATTAAATGGGATGACAGAAGTTATGATGCCGATGCGTATCTTATTTTTAGCTACGATGAAAACGGAAAAGCAGAATCTGCAAAAATGAAAGCGATTTCAGATATTACAGATTTTAGTTTTGATTTTGATGATCTGGATTTGAGAAGAAAGTAA